The following proteins are encoded in a genomic region of Methanoculleus bourgensis MS2:
- a CDS encoding class I SAM-dependent methyltransferase yields MHRIIDWNELWKAIHIRSPEHIEKIRDPAAVWNKRAAAYRRATRGEKRATEQELAILDLAAGETVLDVGAGTGRLAVPIARTAAYVTALDPTGACSPSSGSGWRRRGARTTPASGCAGRTP; encoded by the coding sequence ATGCACCGGATCATCGACTGGAACGAGCTTTGGAAGGCGATTCACATACGTTCGCCCGAACATATCGAGAAAATCCGCGATCCCGCCGCCGTCTGGAACAAACGCGCCGCCGCCTACCGGCGGGCCACCCGCGGCGAGAAGCGCGCGACGGAACAGGAACTTGCGATCCTGGATCTCGCGGCCGGCGAGACCGTGCTCGATGTGGGTGCGGGGACGGGAAGGCTTGCTGTGCCGATTGCCCGGACCGCCGCCTACGTCACGGCCCTCGATCCCACGGGGGCATGCTCTCCGTCCTCCGGGAGCGGATGGCGGCGGAGGGGTGCACGAACTACTCCTGCGTCCGGCTGCGCTGGGAGGACGCCGTGA
- a CDS encoding PGF-pre-PGF domain-containing protein, whose protein sequence is MERTLSATDIAQGNTLDVTLFVEGILAGGVVETIPDGFVFAGTDHPADRYGTSGQKVLFSVIGENEIVYRVQARTAGTGTFSGAWDDIVNMTNGTIPESQVTVSQPDRGNSGDDGGSSSGAATTTASAEDTGERQVILIEEQEITEMVVSGTELPDDLSASCHQIDLPATVPTAPGEVYSYYNITIPAVNGSIEGVVIRFSVPVDWVENQTFSAAEVSLYRYEDGWTSLNTTLTGTANGSYTFEAESPGCSIFAISGKEMDEVAATSVPTTQPTTAATPKAQDTLAASATGEENEPDKTSVLPLLGGLAVVVIVIGAGAWYLYRGRDTKKEE, encoded by the coding sequence GTGGAACGAACTCTTTCTGCTACAGATATTGCGCAAGGCAACACCCTGGATGTGACGCTCTTCGTCGAAGGAATTCTGGCCGGCGGAGTTGTGGAGACGATCCCTGACGGGTTTGTCTTTGCCGGGACAGATCATCCGGCAGACAGGTACGGCACTTCCGGGCAGAAAGTCTTGTTCTCGGTGATCGGTGAGAACGAGATCGTCTATCGCGTGCAGGCCCGGACGGCTGGCACCGGGACCTTTTCCGGGGCCTGGGATGACATCGTCAACATGACGAACGGCACGATCCCCGAGAGCCAGGTCACGGTCAGCCAGCCAGACCGGGGTAATTCCGGTGATGACGGCGGCAGCTCGTCGGGCGCGGCCACGACGACCGCCTCGGCTGAAGATACAGGGGAGAGACAGGTCATCCTGATCGAAGAACAGGAGATCACAGAGATGGTCGTCTCCGGCACTGAGCTCCCTGATGACCTGAGCGCCTCCTGTCATCAGATCGATCTGCCCGCGACGGTCCCGACGGCGCCCGGAGAGGTCTACAGTTACTACAATATCACCATTCCTGCCGTGAACGGGTCTATCGAGGGCGTGGTGATCCGTTTCAGCGTCCCGGTGGACTGGGTGGAGAACCAGACCTTCAGCGCCGCCGAAGTCTCCCTGTACCGGTATGAGGACGGCTGGACCTCCCTCAACACAACCCTGACCGGAACGGCGAACGGTTCATACACCTTTGAGGCCGAATCCCCGGGATGTTCCATCTTTGCAATCTCAGGAAAAGAGATGGATGAGGTCGCGGCCACGTCAGTCCCGACCACGCAGCCGACCACCGCTGCCACGCCGAAGGCGCAGGACACGCTGGCTGCGAGTGCAACGGGAGAGGAGAACGAGCCCGACAAAACTTCGGTCCTTCCTCTTCTCGGCGGCCTTGCAGTAGTTGTGATCGTGATCGGTGCCGGCGCCTGGTATCTCTACCGTGGACGCGACACAAAGAAGGAGGAGTGA
- a CDS encoding ABC transporter substrate-binding protein, whose product MIDRRKPGIILLCCAVFFLACCVPASAAVPGDTDGDTLVSEGELSTAIQGYLNATYAGGSGGLDRAALSLAAHNTLNIPYGQIVVAVSGERDLLQPAYIDAKGVPEGSLIYEGLVTRTRDKGHIGWLATSWESSADGTTWTFHIPEGATWHDGEPVTASDVVFSYDYLKEKGLKNSGVLKHVTSVEPLDDTTVVYYCDCCMPLFPDILSTGPGVAIFPEHIWSAIENPAKQSDPEYIGSGPFKYVSSVSGDSYKLEAYRNYHGTLPYVDKVVRKLYSSQDTQILVLKQGKVDYVYDLAPATARSLQSEKGIGVTQIPAGGKAYEVAFTCDVYPANITGFRQALSHAVNRDRMCGQIDSLATEPTDTVFLVPSLAGDQVNEDTNGLYDYDLDKAKKMLADAGFTLKTEGGKNVLYGPDNTPVTITIPLGDKASINKVDEKIVLVLKEDWDAELGIRIEVENLQADSSAYKKRIGETAVHFDGMPGFFHDDISRLDNFQKSPRGHNYYHFDNATFNDLIDELSNTMDAVERQAIGDELQVILSEQVPCIPVCSMDSFNAYRSDRFAGFDDLILEGGGDINILSHIKPASTEVNR is encoded by the coding sequence ATGATAGATAGAAGGAAACCAGGCATTATTCTGCTGTGTTGTGCCGTCTTCTTCCTCGCCTGCTGCGTGCCGGCCTCCGCCGCCGTCCCAGGCGACACTGACGGTGACACTCTCGTCTCGGAGGGAGAACTCTCAACGGCGATCCAGGGCTACCTGAACGCCACGTATGCAGGCGGCAGCGGCGGCCTCGATCGGGCCGCTCTCTCTCTTGCCGCCCATAACACCCTGAACATCCCGTACGGCCAGATCGTCGTTGCGGTCAGCGGCGAACGCGATCTCCTGCAACCGGCGTATATCGACGCGAAAGGCGTCCCGGAAGGCTCCCTTATCTATGAAGGGCTCGTAACCAGAACGCGCGACAAGGGCCATATCGGCTGGCTTGCGACATCCTGGGAGTCCTCGGCCGACGGGACGACCTGGACATTCCATATCCCCGAAGGAGCGACCTGGCACGACGGCGAACCGGTCACTGCGAGCGATGTGGTCTTCTCATACGACTACCTCAAGGAAAAAGGTCTCAAGAACAGTGGCGTCCTGAAGCACGTCACCTCGGTAGAACCTCTCGACGACACCACGGTGGTCTATTACTGCGACTGCTGCATGCCCCTTTTCCCCGACATCCTCTCGACCGGGCCGGGCGTTGCGATCTTCCCCGAACATATCTGGTCGGCCATTGAGAACCCGGCCAAGCAATCGGATCCTGAGTACATCGGTTCAGGCCCCTTCAAGTACGTCTCGAGCGTCTCCGGGGATTCCTACAAACTGGAGGCATACCGGAACTATCACGGGACGCTGCCCTACGTCGATAAGGTCGTGCGGAAACTCTACTCCTCTCAGGACACCCAGATCCTCGTCCTGAAGCAAGGCAAAGTCGACTACGTCTACGATCTGGCTCCTGCCACCGCCCGCTCGCTCCAGAGCGAGAAGGGGATCGGCGTGACGCAGATTCCGGCGGGAGGGAAGGCTTACGAAGTCGCTTTCACCTGTGACGTCTATCCGGCAAACATCACGGGGTTCAGGCAGGCCCTCAGCCACGCGGTGAACCGGGACAGAATGTGCGGTCAAATCGACAGCCTTGCGACCGAGCCGACCGATACGGTCTTCCTGGTCCCCTCCCTTGCAGGCGACCAGGTGAACGAGGACACAAACGGCCTGTATGATTACGACCTTGACAAGGCAAAGAAGATGCTTGCCGACGCCGGTTTCACCCTGAAGACCGAAGGCGGGAAGAACGTCCTGTACGGGCCCGACAACACGCCGGTCACAATCACCATCCCACTCGGCGACAAGGCGTCGATCAACAAGGTCGACGAAAAGATTGTCCTGGTCCTGAAGGAAGACTGGGATGCCGAACTCGGTATCCGGATCGAGGTCGAGAACCTCCAGGCCGACTCCTCTGCGTACAAAAAGCGAATCGGCGAGACCGCTGTCCACTTCGACGGTATGCCCGGTTTCTTCCACGACGACATCAGCCGCCTAGATAATTTCCAGAAGAGTCCGCGCGGCCATAACTACTACCACTTCGACAATGCCACCTTCAACGATCTGATCGACGAACTCAGCAATACCATGGACGCCGTAGAGAGGCAGGCGATCGGAGACGAGCTTCAGGTGATCCTCTCCGAGCAGGTTCCCTGTATCCCGGTCTGTTCGATGGATTCCTTCAACGCCTACCGTTCTGACCGGTTTGCCGGCTTCGATGATCTAATCCTCGAAGGCGGCGGCGACATCAACATCCTCTCGCACATCAAGCCGGCAAGTACGGAGGTGAACAGGTAG
- a CDS encoding ABC transporter permease produces the protein MRAAYLLRRLLYSAVAFGISVTIMFVILRLMPGDYITLYLEGIYVIAPPEVVQAYNQAYGLDRPLIDQYFSYFLGILQGDWGYSLSYSRPVLDVISEKLVWTLVILLPATILSIIAGIAIGAYSGWKRGSKVDVALLNGMIFLRAIPSYWLALMILLVFAFYLDLFPLGGYVSLSALDTGIDPLDVLNHAALPIFTLFLFSVTGTYYLMRNSMLMTAGEDYIVTARAKGLDDMTILRRHALKNAMLPMVTRVALQCAGMLTGSIFVETIFSWPGIGMLTFEALQVRDLPLLQGILLMDTLIVIVANIGADMIYPFIDPRVEVGNDARA, from the coding sequence ATGAGAGCGGCATATCTTCTGCGAAGGCTCCTGTACTCAGCGGTGGCCTTCGGCATCAGCGTCACCATCATGTTTGTCATCCTCCGCCTCATGCCGGGGGACTACATCACCCTGTACCTGGAGGGGATCTACGTCATCGCGCCGCCTGAAGTCGTCCAGGCGTACAACCAGGCTTATGGCCTGGACCGTCCTCTCATCGACCAGTATTTCAGTTATTTTCTCGGGATACTCCAGGGAGACTGGGGCTATTCCCTGAGTTACAGCCGTCCGGTTCTGGATGTGATCTCTGAGAAACTGGTCTGGACCCTCGTGATCCTCCTCCCGGCGACAATCCTCTCCATCATCGCCGGCATTGCGATCGGGGCGTATTCCGGGTGGAAACGAGGCTCAAAGGTCGACGTCGCTCTCCTGAACGGGATGATCTTTCTCCGGGCGATCCCCTCATACTGGCTCGCTCTCATGATCCTCCTCGTCTTCGCCTTTTATCTTGATCTTTTCCCGCTCGGTGGCTACGTGAGCCTCAGCGCCCTCGACACCGGGATCGACCCCCTCGACGTGCTGAACCATGCTGCCCTGCCAATCTTCACACTCTTCCTCTTCTCGGTGACCGGGACATACTACCTGATGCGGAACTCGATGCTCATGACGGCCGGCGAAGACTACATCGTCACGGCCCGGGCGAAGGGCCTCGATGATATGACGATTCTCCGGAGGCACGCCCTGAAGAACGCCATGCTCCCGATGGTGACAAGGGTCGCCCTCCAGTGTGCCGGGATGCTCACCGGGAGTATCTTTGTCGAGACGATCTTCTCCTGGCCGGGTATCGGAATGCTCACCTTTGAGGCCCTTCAGGTCCGCGACCTCCCCTTGCTCCAGGGGATCCTGCTGATGGACACGCTCATCGTTATCGTGGCGAACATCGGCGCCGACATGATCTACCCGTTCATCGATCCACGCGTGGAGGTGGGGAACGATGCCCGGGCGTAA
- a CDS encoding ABC transporter permease codes for MPGRNTALYLSLGVVLAYCAVALSAPVIAPFDPFVISGPPLAPPDATHLLGTNDLSQDIFSRLIWGTRATMVLGFLGAVVSVVMGTAVGIVAGYYGGRVDEAVMRFLDVMMTIPFFPLLLVLTIFFRPGIYVTAVIMGLLGGLGSVRIIRSQVLSLAVADFVVGTKALGARDGYIMARHILPNVLPLVGVKFVTSAQHFMLVGIGLGFLGMGDPNVVDWGQMIERASKNGGIVLGLWWWLIPPGLAVTVISLALAWFAYACEERINPRFQVMRV; via the coding sequence ATGCCCGGGCGTAACACCGCCCTGTACCTCAGCCTCGGCGTCGTCCTCGCGTACTGTGCGGTCGCCCTCTCTGCGCCGGTGATCGCGCCGTTCGATCCCTTCGTGATCTCGGGGCCGCCCCTCGCCCCCCCTGACGCCACGCACCTCCTTGGGACAAACGACCTTTCCCAGGATATCTTCAGCAGGCTGATCTGGGGCACGAGGGCGACCATGGTCCTCGGCTTCCTTGGTGCCGTGGTCTCGGTCGTCATGGGTACGGCCGTTGGTATCGTTGCCGGGTACTATGGCGGCAGGGTCGACGAGGCCGTCATGCGTTTTCTCGACGTGATGATGACCATTCCGTTCTTCCCCCTTCTGCTCGTCCTCACGATCTTCTTCAGACCGGGGATCTACGTGACTGCCGTGATCATGGGGCTCCTCGGCGGTCTCGGCAGCGTGCGGATCATCAGGTCTCAGGTCCTCTCTCTTGCCGTTGCTGATTTTGTCGTCGGAACAAAGGCGCTCGGTGCCCGGGACGGTTATATCATGGCGCGGCATATCCTCCCAAACGTCCTCCCTCTTGTCGGCGTGAAGTTCGTCACGTCGGCTCAGCATTTCATGCTTGTCGGGATAGGTCTTGGTTTTCTCGGGATGGGGGACCCGAATGTCGTGGACTGGGGGCAGATGATCGAGAGGGCAAGCAAGAACGGGGGCATCGTCCTGGGTCTCTGGTGGTGGCTGATCCCGCCGGGCCTGGCGGTGACGGTTATCTCCCTTGCCCTTGCGTGGTTTGCCTATGCCTGTGAGGAGCGAATCAATCCACGTTTCCAGGTGATGCGGGTATGA
- a CDS encoding ABC transporter ATP-binding protein produces the protein MRMDDPLLCVRGLKVGFPTADGVVKASNIVDLTIRAGETLALLGETGSGKTVLGMAILRLLQPNTRIEGEILYRGRDLLSLPQEEMQKVRGREIAVVLQNSGTSLNPVLRVGDQIAEAITLHRGLKGAEAETAAVELLDQVRIADPARMAREYPHRFSGGMRERALIALALACNPSFLIADEPTRGLDAVTKREILNLFSEVNRGRSVLFITHDIEAAASLAARVAVMYAGEIIEIGPVDAILSSPAHPYTRGLLESLPARGMRPIPGSAPSLIAPPPGCRFFPRCSCAVGRCEIEHPGLVEVGPAHYARCMLYD, from the coding sequence ATGAGGATGGATGATCCGCTTCTTTGTGTGCGCGGGCTGAAAGTCGGGTTTCCGACAGCCGATGGCGTGGTAAAGGCGTCTAATATCGTCGATCTCACGATCCGGGCAGGAGAGACCCTCGCCCTTCTCGGCGAGACGGGTTCGGGGAAGACCGTGCTCGGGATGGCGATCCTGCGCCTTCTCCAGCCGAACACCCGGATCGAGGGGGAGATCCTCTACCGCGGCAGAGACCTTCTTTCTCTTCCACAAGAGGAGATGCAGAAGGTTCGGGGGCGTGAGATCGCCGTTGTTCTCCAGAATTCAGGGACCTCACTCAACCCGGTCCTCAGGGTCGGCGACCAGATTGCTGAAGCGATCACCCTTCACCGCGGGCTGAAAGGGGCGGAGGCAGAGACGGCGGCCGTGGAGCTCCTCGACCAGGTCAGGATAGCCGATCCTGCCAGGATGGCCCGGGAGTACCCTCATCGTTTCAGCGGCGGGATGCGCGAACGGGCTCTCATTGCTCTTGCCCTCGCCTGCAACCCGTCTTTCCTGATCGCGGACGAGCCGACGAGGGGCCTGGACGCCGTGACGAAACGCGAGATCCTCAACCTTTTTTCAGAGGTCAACCGGGGGCGCTCGGTCCTCTTCATCACCCACGACATCGAAGCCGCCGCGAGCCTCGCCGCGCGCGTTGCGGTGATGTATGCCGGGGAGATTATCGAGATCGGGCCGGTCGATGCGATCCTCTCCTCACCTGCGCATCCCTATACCCGGGGTCTCCTGGAGTCCCTGCCTGCAAGGGGCATGCGACCGATCCCGGGATCGGCTCCATCGTTGATCGCCCCGCCGCCCGGGTGCCGGTTCTTCCCCCGGTGCTCCTGTGCGGTCGGGCGGTGTGAAATAGAACATCCGGGGCTCGTAGAAGTCGGGCCCGCCCATTATGCACGGTGCATGCTGTATGATTGA
- a CDS encoding ATP-binding cassette domain-containing protein: protein MIDVCDLKTYYSTGFLHRTSVRAVDGVSFGIEKGETLGLVGESGCGKTTLGRSLLRLIEPTSGRVIFDGTDIMALSRRDLRRFRPRMQMIFQDAYASLNPRMRIRESIAEPLRIHGLENRAGIGRRVRDLIEMVGLNEEHLNRRPYELSGGQNQRVVLARVLAMEPEFIVADEPTAGLDVSVQAQILTLFRDLGRDYHTACLYISHDLGVVRAMSDRVAIMLKGRIVELGPTTDVLDHPCHSYTRRLVAAPGADRGFSRPAPCPAPSGSPAMVEVQSGHWVEAAAW, encoded by the coding sequence ATGATTGACGTTTGTGACCTGAAGACCTATTATTCGACGGGTTTCCTCCACCGGACCTCGGTCCGGGCGGTTGACGGGGTATCGTTCGGGATCGAAAAGGGCGAGACGCTCGGGCTCGTCGGTGAGAGCGGGTGCGGGAAGACAACGCTTGGTCGTTCTCTCCTCCGCCTCATCGAACCTACCAGCGGCCGCGTCATCTTCGACGGCACCGATATCATGGCTCTTTCTCGAAGGGATCTTCGACGATTCAGGCCGCGGATGCAGATGATCTTCCAGGATGCCTATGCCTCGCTCAACCCGAGGATGCGCATCCGTGAGAGTATTGCCGAGCCACTCAGGATTCACGGGCTCGAAAACCGTGCAGGTATCGGCCGCCGGGTGAGAGACCTGATCGAGATGGTGGGGCTCAATGAGGAACACCTAAACCGCAGGCCGTACGAACTCTCCGGAGGGCAGAATCAGCGGGTGGTCCTGGCCCGCGTTCTTGCCATGGAACCCGAATTCATCGTGGCCGACGAACCCACGGCGGGCCTTGATGTCTCGGTCCAGGCCCAGATCCTCACGCTCTTCCGCGATCTGGGCCGGGACTATCATACGGCCTGCCTCTACATCTCCCACGACCTCGGGGTCGTCAGGGCGATGAGCGACCGGGTTGCCATCATGCTGAAGGGAAGAATTGTCGAGCTCGGACCGACTACGGATGTCCTTGATCACCCCTGCCACTCGTATACACGCCGGCTCGTCGCCGCACCGGGCGCCGACAGAGGGTTTTCCCGGCCTGCGCCGTGTCCGGCCCCTTCCGGGTCGCCGGCCATGGTTGAGGTGCAGTCAGGCCACTGGGTGGAGGCGGCGGCATGGTGA
- a CDS encoding PFL family protein translates to MVTIFEVNETNKMIEQERLDVRTITLGISLLDCCDSDLDALNRKIYDKITRLAKDLVSTGREIELEYGIPIVNTRISVTPIALVGGCACRSPEDYVEVAQTLDRAARDTGVNFLGGYSAIVSKGMTPTDEALIRSIPAALASTERVCSSVNVGSTKTGINMDAVKLMGEVVRETAEATKEHNSLGCAKLVVLCNAPDDNPFMAGAFHGVSEADAVINVGVSGPGVIKHALEGVRGENFEVLCETVKRTAFKVTRAGQLVAQEASERLGIPFGIVDLSLAPTPSVGDSVAGILEEMGLESAGAPGTTAALALLNDQVKKGGIMASSFVGGLSGAFIPVSEDQGMIDAVNRGALTLEKLEAMTCVCSVGLDMIAIPGDTPASTISGIIADEAAIGMINQKTTAVRLIPVIGKDVGDTVEFGGLLGHAPVQRINRFGCADFINRGGRIPAPIHSFKN, encoded by the coding sequence ATGGTCACTATCTTCGAGGTAAACGAGACGAACAAGATGATCGAGCAGGAGAGGCTCGATGTGAGGACTATCACGCTCGGCATCAGCCTTCTTGACTGCTGCGACTCCGATCTCGATGCCTTAAACAGGAAGATATACGATAAAATCACCCGGCTGGCAAAGGACCTCGTCTCAACCGGGAGGGAGATTGAGCTCGAGTACGGGATTCCGATTGTAAACACGAGAATATCCGTAACCCCCATCGCACTTGTCGGCGGGTGCGCCTGCAGGTCCCCGGAGGATTATGTAGAGGTTGCACAGACACTTGATCGGGCCGCACGGGATACGGGGGTCAACTTCCTCGGTGGATACTCGGCCATCGTCTCAAAGGGAATGACCCCGACCGATGAAGCTCTCATCCGCTCAATCCCGGCAGCTCTCGCCTCGACCGAGAGGGTCTGCAGTTCGGTAAACGTCGGCTCGACGAAGACCGGGATCAACATGGATGCCGTAAAACTGATGGGAGAGGTTGTACGGGAGACTGCCGAGGCGACGAAGGAGCATAACTCCCTTGGCTGTGCGAAACTGGTCGTCCTCTGCAACGCCCCTGACGACAACCCGTTCATGGCCGGGGCGTTTCACGGTGTCTCCGAGGCTGATGCGGTCATCAACGTGGGCGTAAGCGGCCCGGGGGTCATCAAGCATGCACTCGAGGGTGTCCGGGGAGAGAACTTCGAGGTTCTCTGCGAGACGGTCAAGAGGACGGCCTTCAAGGTCACCCGCGCAGGGCAGCTCGTCGCCCAGGAGGCATCGGAGAGACTCGGGATCCCGTTCGGGATCGTGGACCTCTCTCTTGCCCCCACACCCTCCGTCGGAGACAGTGTCGCCGGGATCCTCGAGGAGATGGGGCTCGAGTCAGCCGGTGCACCAGGGACGACGGCCGCTCTTGCTCTCTTAAACGACCAGGTGAAGAAGGGAGGGATTATGGCGAGTTCCTTTGTCGGCGGACTTTCGGGTGCATTCATCCCGGTCAGCGAGGACCAGGGGATGATCGATGCGGTGAACCGCGGCGCCCTCACGCTCGAAAAACTCGAGGCGATGACCTGCGTATGCTCAGTCGGCCTCGATATGATCGCAATTCCGGGCGACACACCCGCCTCGACAATATCCGGTATCATCGCGGATGAGGCCGCAATCGGGATGATCAACCAGAAGACGACCGCTGTCCGGCTGATCCCGGTGATAGGTAAGGATGTCGGCGACACCGTCGAGTTCGGCGGGCTGCTCGGGCATGCACCGGTCCAGAGGATAAACAGGTTCGGCTGCGCTGACTTCATAAACCGCGGCGGACGGATTCCCGCACCGATTCATAGTTTCAAGAACTGA
- a CDS encoding ACT domain-containing protein has product MSKTIITVVGKDAVGIIAKICTYLADNRVNVEDISQTIVQGYFNMMMIVDTSGSSKPYAGMVTELEDLGDEIGVKIRCQREDIFTKMHRI; this is encoded by the coding sequence ATGAGCAAGACAATCATTACCGTCGTCGGGAAGGATGCAGTGGGGATTATCGCGAAGATATGCACGTATCTTGCCGATAACCGGGTCAACGTCGAGGATATCTCGCAGACGATCGTGCAGGGCTACTTCAACATGATGATGATCGTCGATACCAGCGGATCTTCAAAACCCTATGCCGGGATGGTGACCGAACTTGAAGACCTTGGCGATGAGATCGGCGTTAAGATCCGGTGCCAGCGGGAAGATATCTTTACAAAAATGCACCGTATCTGA
- a CDS encoding putative immunity protein, translated as MKKYSREDQMAMATWAADCAERVLPLFEGAYPEDDRPCNAIETCRTWVRTGVFTMAGIRGSSLGAHAAARDAKENDAACFAARAAGQAVATAHVPQHAYGAAYYALKAVAAADPANAGVTVAAEWDWQAGRLPEGLREEIMSRIVVQERGSRVSVKLRKGEGF; from the coding sequence GTGAAGAAGTACAGCAGAGAGGACCAGATGGCGATGGCAACCTGGGCCGCGGACTGCGCCGAGCGGGTGCTTCCGCTCTTTGAGGGGGCATATCCGGAGGACGACCGGCCGTGCAACGCGATCGAAACATGCCGGACGTGGGTCCGTACGGGCGTATTTACAATGGCCGGGATCCGCGGGTCATCCCTCGGCGCCCATGCCGCCGCCCGCGATGCGAAAGAGAATGACGCGGCCTGTTTTGCGGCGCGAGCCGCGGGCCAGGCGGTGGCGACCGCACACGTCCCCCAGCACGCCTACGGGGCGGCTTATTATGCCCTCAAAGCCGTCGCGGCGGCGGACCCGGCGAATGCCGGGGTTACTGTTGCTGCGGAATGGGATTGGCAGGCAGGAAGGCTTCCGGAGGGGCTGAGGGAGGAGATCATGAGTAGAATTGTTGTTCAGGAGCGTGGGAGCAGGGTTTCTGTTAAACTGAGGAAGGGGGAGGGATTTTGA
- a CDS encoding PIN domain-containing protein, with product MRILLDTNIFIDREQDHVLSRELAKLLQTLNKLRAELVIHPLSVSELRRDSNIKRREVNLSKIEAYSHLERPPNPNNDTSFCESIGPAKNSHDDVDNALLYAVYKNAVEFFITEDREIHKKAHTIGVGERVFLISEALYDFNRCLPSREISPTPPALVKDNMHNLDPQDPIFDSLRVDYPGFDEWFIEKAQEGRECYVHRRTDGSLGAILIYKIEDEPIPSIPRLPKKKRLKIATMKVEHVGYKIGELLLKVSIDIALKNNITEIYLTHFTQPKGDRLIDLVSEYGFRKSSILQHENRQEDVYVKSLCARGHDVSSLLPVQISQLYYPSFYDGDSIRKFIIPIRPAFHDLLFTDFPRGRQTKIYEHSGEFGIEGNTIRKAYLTHSRIKKIEPGDIILFYRSADMKAITSIGVVDNFFLDTSDPDDIIRIIGKRSVYSRDAIERSNKPLTIILFRHHFHLPHCVTINELRSANVLSWAPQSITEIDNTEYRWVKQQGGINESYTVH from the coding sequence ATGAGGATATTACTTGATACCAATATCTTCATCGATCGTGAACAAGATCATGTTCTTTCACGCGAGTTAGCCAAACTGCTCCAAACACTCAACAAATTGCGAGCAGAACTGGTAATCCACCCTCTCTCAGTTTCCGAGTTGCGAAGAGACTCCAATATCAAACGCAGAGAAGTAAATCTCTCGAAAATCGAGGCATACTCCCACCTAGAGCGGCCACCAAATCCTAATAATGATACTTCATTTTGTGAGAGCATTGGACCTGCAAAAAATTCGCATGATGACGTCGATAATGCTCTCCTATACGCTGTATACAAAAATGCAGTTGAGTTTTTCATCACCGAAGATAGAGAAATTCACAAAAAGGCGCACACAATAGGAGTTGGAGAACGTGTATTCCTCATCTCCGAAGCACTATATGATTTCAACAGGTGCCTACCCTCGCGAGAGATCAGCCCTACACCTCCTGCGCTTGTAAAAGATAATATGCACAATCTGGATCCACAGGATCCAATCTTCGACTCGTTGAGAGTAGACTACCCTGGATTCGATGAATGGTTCATAGAAAAGGCTCAAGAGGGGAGAGAATGCTATGTCCATAGACGAACCGATGGAAGCCTTGGGGCTATTCTCATCTATAAAATTGAAGATGAGCCTATTCCATCGATTCCTCGCCTCCCAAAAAAGAAAAGACTGAAAATTGCAACGATGAAGGTTGAACATGTGGGGTATAAGATCGGTGAATTACTCTTAAAAGTCTCAATAGATATCGCACTAAAAAATAATATTACCGAGATCTATCTCACCCACTTCACTCAGCCCAAAGGGGACCGCCTTATCGATCTGGTATCAGAATATGGCTTTCGTAAATCAAGCATTCTCCAGCATGAAAATAGGCAGGAAGATGTTTACGTGAAAAGTCTCTGTGCCCGAGGACACGATGTCTCCTCTCTTTTGCCAGTTCAGATATCACAGTTGTATTACCCAAGTTTTTACGACGGGGATTCGATAAGAAAATTTATTATTCCCATTCGACCAGCGTTTCACGACCTACTTTTCACCGATTTCCCAAGAGGAAGGCAAACAAAAATCTACGAACACTCTGGAGAGTTTGGTATAGAAGGGAATACCATTCGAAAGGCTTACTTGACTCACAGCCGGATCAAAAAGATAGAGCCCGGAGATATCATTTTATTTTACCGATCAGCTGATATGAAGGCAATAACCTCAATAGGTGTCGTTGATAATTTCTTCTTGGACACTTCAGACCCCGATGATATCATTCGAATAATAGGAAAAAGAAGTGTTTACTCCCGCGACGCAATAGAAAGATCTAATAAGCCGCTGACTATCATTCTATTTAGGCATCATTTCCATCTGCCACACTGTGTAACAATCAATGAACTAAGAAGTGCTAACGTTCTCTCATGGGCACCACAATCAATCACCGAAATCGATAATACGGAGTACAGATGGGTAAAGCAGCAAGGTGGAATAAATGAGAGTTATACTGTCCATTAA